Within the Sarcophilus harrisii chromosome 2, mSarHar1.11, whole genome shotgun sequence genome, the region CTTATTAACTAAGGAACTACATTCAATGATGCCTACCCTCATTTTTATCACCCTTTTGCCCTGAACTTAGCTCTCTCAGGTTTCCTACCCCACAATGTTTTCAGATTCTTCAGTCTTCCTTTCCGAGGTTTCTCCTATGTCTTGTATTTTTCTTAGACCTCTTTCtcttagtatttttaattttctgccCTCCTTTAGTTTCCTCTAGCTTTGATTCAGCTTTCCTTACCCTTGATCTTCCAAATCTTCATCCATGTAGACGTCTTCATCTTTAGTTACTTCATTTCCAGACTCCCCTTCCCTTCAACTCCCTAGATCCCTCATTGCCCTGtcccctccctccattttttcaatctattttcatgtttctttccCTGACAGATCTCCCACACAGgagttttccttcctcctccccccccacccccaatcccttccactcccttccttctctcactGATATTTGGAGAATATCTGTAGTAGGTACTTTCAATATAGAATCAGATTTGTAGGGTCAGCATCCAGAATGCTGTTGAATAATCACAGTAACTCTTTTCACTTTCATTGTGTTATTTCTCTCCTACTCAGGTTGTCAGGGGGACATTCCTCTTGGCCTCTATCTGTTGTTAATATGGGTGTCTCGAGTTATCTAATGAAGGGTAGGAGGAGGTGTAATTGGCAAAGCTGGTGGGTCAAGTTGTAATATTGACACACCTAAGCCAGTCTTTCAGAAAAAGCCTCAGTTGTGTTTCAGTAGCCTGGTAAAAAGAATGTGATAAGAAGTCTGAATCATTTTAAGGTTTGGGTAAAAATAAATTCAGGGGTTTCAGAGTAGAGagaatgttttacatttttgACAGATTTTACATCTATCAAAGTTTGGATTGTTTATAGTGTCACTGGGtttagtttgcttgtttttagtttgacattttatgtttttataccTCAGTgggtggtttttttgtttgtttttaataatttggtgATTGGTATGGGAAAAGTATTTCttggtttctgttttctttaattaCTGCATTCCTCCCCAGGGTAtggttttctaaaataaaattgcatctagagagagaactatgaaaactgaatgtggattgaagcatagtattttcacctttattttttgtttctttctttctcatgtttttttttttctcttttggtctgatttttcttatacaacataataaatatggaaatatgtttaaaaggattgcatttatgtaacctatatcatattgcttgctgtcttgagaagggggggaaggagaagaatttggaacacagaatcttacaaaatgaatattgaaaactatttttacatatatttggaaaaatagaatactcttgggggaaataaaattgaTGGGTAAGAACTGTAGTAAAATTCAGATGTTCATTTACCTTAGTGGTTACCTAGCAGATAAAAATGATTAAGCAAAAGAATATGAATTAAACAGAagttaaattcagaatttttaaaaagaggactTTTTCATTCAGTTGTTACCTACAGAGCACCTATGCCTGGGGTTCAAGGCTCAAAGCTAAGTGCTACTAAGGATATAAAGGTGAATGAGACATTTTCCTTGTCCTTAAGAATCTTACAATCTGCtgtaaattttgcttttaaaaggaatgcctttattatttttaataatgtacATTGAGTGCTAgacaaatattttgttattaatttgtaATGTTTTACAGTAGTTATGTTCTAAGAAGTGAAATAAGCTACATTTTTGAGCTATCTTCTAGATTTCTAGAGTATAAGGGCCAAAAGACAACATGCTAAGAAGGGATAGATCTCATTCAGTACAAGAAGTTTGAACTTGATATGGAAAGTAGTGCAGCCATGGATGTAGTCAGTCAACCAACACCTAGCATGTATTTCACTCTTGCTTTGTGCCatacactgtgctaaacactaggaatacaaagaaaagcaaaagcagtATCTGTCCATGTAAGTAACTAAttaatacaagatatatacagagtagatggaaagtaatctgagaggggaaggctCTAGTAGCTATAGAGCTAGAggcttgagctgaatcttgaagtcAGAGAAACTAAAAGCCAGTCCAAAGATACAAAGTAGGGAATATTGTATGTGAGGAACGGTGAGTAGAGCAGAATATTTGGAAGGTAGAAAAACATAAGACGCTTTAAGTGAGAAACAGGACATTTTACATTTAATGCCAGAAGTGACATAAAGCTATTGGAGTTTATTGGTATGGCCAgacctttgctttaggaaaatcactttgacagctaagTGAGGAATGAGGGGACACTTGAGGtagggagaccaattaaaagGGTAGACAAGTGAGTAGTGATCAGTACTAAAGTGGTGACTGTGTGAGTGAAGAAAAAGGCACATATTACATATGAAAGATGTGGTGAAAAGAGGAATGTTAAGATTTAACAATAATTAAATATGTGGGTTGAGTGAGAGTAGAGAATTGAGGATAATGCTGAGGTGGTGAGTCTGGGTGCCTGGCAAAATTAGTAGAGCCCCTGATAGAACAGGGTATTTTGGAAGAGGGgatgattttggggaaaagataatgatttctgttttggacataaaGATTTTGAGATGCCTATAGGGTATCTATCCTGTTGGAGatgatgttgttgtttgtccttagtgaaaaggaccatgacaacaaagaggtgatgctatgacatgaaagtgaattgcatttaagtgaagGACAGTgcagtcacctgcctcactttcccctccaaagccatctgggtccagtggcagaTTATAAATctagatgactggagatgaccctggaaaaaatgggaaatcttagttttttttaaactaaggtctttaacaggtctcagtttgactgaggccatacCCATTTAGGCTAGGTAATACTTGAGGTAAAAAAAtctccaaacaaacaaataaatgaagatgTAGCCAAGGAGAGAGACTTGGGCTGGATATATAGTTCTGGATAGAGGTGGTAATTGAGCCTATGTCTACTTATGAGctcatcaagtgaaataatgtagAACTAGAGTTCTTAACCTCTTTCTTTGTGTATGTGATGAATTCGTTTGACAGCTTGGTGAAGTCTAAGGACCTCTACTCAgaataatgttgtttttttttaatatagaaaataaaatgcataagatgGCAAAAAACCCAATTTTATTAGAATACaactattaaattattttgaaaaattgtaGAGCtacaattacaaattacaaaaaattgtaaaaaccTGTGGtgtaaaaggagaagaaaagaggacctAGGACAATCTTGGGGGACATTCATAGTTAAAAGATGTGATGTGGATGAAGAATGagcaaaggagacagaataaGCCTTCAGACAAATAGGAAGTGAAACAGGACAGAACAAGGGCATAAAAACACAGAGAGGAGAGGATTCAGAGGGAAATGATCAGTGATATTAAATGCTTCGGAGAGttcaagaagggaaaggattgCAGAAAAGGCCAGTTGATTTGGCAATTTAAAAATccttggtaactttggagagaacagtttttgTAACCTCTTCCACTTTCTGCCAACATAATGCCCAGTGGCATCTCTGAATATAGGACATAACATAATACCTGAGCTAATGGTTTTAGTTTTGCTGACATCCTGCAGTGGTGGTATTATTGACAGGTGTTTCTCGTATATAATTCAAGTACGCACTGTGGTAGAGGAATTCGATGGAATGGGAAGCTAGAAGTGCTTCCTGTCatagaaatttctttattttaaacaaacaaataaaaacccaaCTAACAATTGCTGCCATATTTGTAGTGAGGATTTTACCACTTAAAAAGTTAGAATTTTCACAAGGGAGACCAAAGCTCAGGGTGTTTCTGTTTCATGCCTTTCTAAACTCAATAAACAATTGGTATTTTCTATAGCCGTTCCTTTTTCTCAGGGAGATCTGTGCTATTTGAAGATCATCCagatttgttaatttgttttttctcatccTATTTCTTCTAATGGACAGATATCAACCTGAATTCTCCCAACAAAGGTCTGCTATCAGATACCATGACTGATGTGCCTGTGGATACAGGAACTGCCAGGACCTCCATTTCTGAGGGCTTGACAGAGGCAGAAGAAGAAGAGCTCAGATCTGAACTCACTAAGGTGATGATAATGTTTTCTTTGCTCAAAATTAATCACAGCCTCCTTTCTTTAAAGAGGAAAGGATGCTGTAGTGTCCTTATAAAATGTTACGATGAGAAAGCATACTGTGATTGAAATCTGAGGCTGCTCATTCTAAACATGGTTGCCTGTTATTATTGCACCTGGTAATAGCCCATATTTTGccatttacaaagtactttactcACAATAACTTTTGAGGAAGAGAGTACAGATATTACTCTtaactattttatagatgaggaaactgaagctgagagagatgTAGAGAGATGTAACTTGTTCATAGTTACACCTAGTAGCTAAATTGAGGATTTAGTAGCTAAATTTAATTTAGTAGCTAAATTTCAGCAGCCTCCAATTGCGTCTTGAAGCTAGTGATTTGGTAGACTTGATAATAATATTGTATGTACATCCTTTTCCCTGATAACTttgttatagttttgttttttgactgatGATGAGTAGCATGGCAAGAAATAATGCTTGAAAACCATTAAAGGAAGGGAAGGCTAGGATGAAGGCAGCCaccttaaaagtttttctttcttccctcccttccttaaattagacctataatttcattcttttgaagaTCTTCTGGTGAGGAATCTTTATCCACCAATTTAGAATTGCAACTTTTCTGTATCTGAGAGTCTTAAAAGAGTTGCCTGAGAGAAAGCTTAAGTAATTTGCCTGAATTATAGAGCCAGCATGTTTGAAAAatggaacttgaatccaggtcttgctaactctttctatttttttcccctgatgtaattagggttaagtgacttgccaggctCACACTGTTAGGAAGTATTAAAGTATTtgaatgggatttgaactcaggtcctcttgacttcagggccagtgctctattcattgtgccatctgaCTGCTCTCCTTCCTGATTCTGAGACTGGTTCTCTAGCACTATGTTGGACTGCTCTTAGAGATTATCAAAGAATTTTttatcaattaactttttttcaacAAGATCTCATGAGGACCTATTAATATAACTTTTATGCATATCaactataaaaatgatattttgctGTTTCCACTAAATTTCTTGGGATACAAAGTTAAAACTGATTAGTTTAAAATTATAAGACACAAAAAAAGAAGCTCACTGAGCATTTTGATAGGCTCTTTGTAATTAAAAGTGTTAGTATAAGTTTGCTCAGGTTACAGTATGTTTTACCTCCTGCTAAAACAAGGGATAGAGTGATAGCAAATTCTTTAAGGTAAGGATATCTttaatacaaaacatattttgttATTTAGAATCCAACTTCAGGGGTTTAATAAACTGTGTTCAGATACATAGTTTTCATACACCAGTATATAAGGTTTCATATTGTTGAGAATTATTAcaatttacattttacaattaCAATATTACAATTATTTGTAAGTTGGAAAAAAACTTAAGGGAAAACCAACTATGATCCAAAGgaattaatattttacattttatttcagaaTACCTTAAGGGATTTATAAACCAAACACCAAGACCTGACTGCTCTTGATGGGATTATTGGGTGAAGGAGTTTTGTCACTTGCAGACCCCAATCAAAATAgtctagatcaaagcttcttaaactgtgggtcacaatcTATATGGGCCTTGGTTCTGAACGTATAACATGCACTTTGCACTGTACATACATCAATGCTGCCAAAACACCTTGGCTCAGATTCAAGATAGGGGTCCAGTAAAAATTTCTCGGTGAAAAGTCCCATTATTTCCATGAAATCATTGGTGCAGTGCCTCTCTCTATCCTTGTTTCTTCTCAGAgaactacatttttaaaatttaaaataatagccttttattttcaaagtacatgcaaagaaagttttcaacattcattcttgcaaaatcttgtgttccaaatttttctcccttccttcccctccccctcctgtaaacagcaagtaatctaatatgttaaacatgtacaattcttacatatttccacatttatcatgctaaataagaaatatcagatcaaaaagaaaaaaaaatgagagagagagcaaaaacagacaacaaaaaagatgaaaaaactatgttgtgatccacatttagttccaaCAGTCCTCTttttagatgcagatggctctctccattagaagtctactggaattggcctgaatcacctcattagaGAACTACATTTTTATAACACACAACTAGACATGGGCTGAACTCAAGGCTGTGTTATAGGGAAGTTTAATCCAAAggataattttcagaaaaaggaattttaaaaacagTAGTGTGCATTAGACTTGAGCCATTGCAGAAGTCTTACTTAAACCAAAGAGATGAGTAAGGCTTTGTAGCTAGTGAAGTTATTACAATATTTAACtataatgcattttaaatattgtgTTCCAAGATGAATATTTTGCTTTTAGAGACAAGTTCTCATAGCCTATTGAATATGCTGAATTAGTTTTTACTGGAGATACAGAGATAATGAGGTgtagcagaaagaaaaatagatttgaggTCAAGAGAATTGGGTTCAATTCACTAATTAGtagtgaccttgaacaagtcacttagtttctctgaacaatttcctcatttacctaacaaagttgttatgaggaaaaaACTTTGTAAAGCTTGAAGTGCAATAAAAATGTGCATTGTGATTATTGATcatatgataataaatatttttattactttgaagGTGGAAGAAGAGATTGTGACATTACGGCAGGTCCTAGCAGCCAAAGAAAGACACTGTGGAGAGCTGAAGAGGAAGCTGGGCCTGACTCCTTTGGATGGACTGAAGCAGAATCTTTCAAAGAGTTGGCATGATGTTCAGGTCTCCAATGCGTAGGTTTCCTCATGACTTTTTTCTCACTTGTAGGTGCAACTACTTTGTAGAAAAGCAGTTGTGCTCAAGAGATGGttgttctttctccctttttgtcAAGAGTATGTTAAGCTCTCACTGTCAAGGGATAAAATGTGTCTATATAGTAAAAGAAAGTTAGGGATGAGCACTGAagtttaggaaatattttaattattcaaataTAGAGCtaataatttttcagaattttgttcTCAGAGGTAGAAAAACTAGGTTTTCAtgtagaaattgaaaaagaataattttaagtaATTCAGAATCAAGAGTACTAATTCAATTCCCCACAGAGATTGCGGTTTTTGGTGGGTCATACAGTGTAGTAAATATTGAAATGCATACATTTCCTTAACATAAGAACTTAGTCACATAAGTTTGGAATCTCCAACCCAATAACTATTCTAGTCTTCTAAAATACATATCTATTTTAGTCTGTCAGACTAAGGCCATTTGAAAAACTATAGAATTTCAAAAGCTGGGAATAAAAAAGCAATCCTGACTTTTCATTATAGAACTCATTCTAATTTCTCGCAACTATTATAACCAATAGCTTGGAGTGGGATTGATCAGGGATGAGGAGAGAGTATATTTTGTGAACCAGGATTCCCCTTAATTAAGAAACTCTAGGCCTGCCCTATGGAGGAACTGGCACTTCATATGAACCATTCTAAAACAAAGCAGTTCTAATTTCTGAAAACTTCTCTGTTTTAAGTACAGGTATGTCAGTTGTCAGGTGCATTTGGTTTTAAGGCCTGCTACTAACCATTAGTCTCTTTCCTGTTTCTCCTTACACACCTGTAATTGAGCCccattatttaataataacaCTATTTACTCAAAAGatgttagaactgaaaaggaactTAACACTCCTTCTAGTCTTAATCTAGTTTCACATGGTCTTTTAATTCATGGCCAAACAGCATATGCTAAACAGCCAAACATCACTCTAAAAGCTAGAACTATTACATTGCACATGATGAGGATGTCAGAGTGTGAGTGGgcattttctaataatttctgattctttgctttcTCTCCTACTATTTAATATGCAATTTCAAACCCAATTTAGAATCTTGATTTAGAAATTCACCACTAGAATTTCTGTTTCTAGCTATGTGAAAACATCTGAGAAACTTGGCGAGTGGAATGAGAAAGTGACACAGTCTGAACTGTGAGTTCACCTGGCCTGTCAGCACCACTCTGCCCCTTGGTTCTTCCTGTCCTGTGCTTCTCTTTCAGGTGGCAGGGAGGGCTTTCTGTGCTTGGGGTGAACTTTTGTTTAGTGTTTGATGACTAATTGGCTATTTCCCATCTCAATTATCAATAAGATTAGACCAAAAATATTCTATTGGCTTTTGCAAATCAGGGTGCAGTAGCACTAAGAAATTTCACTCAGTTATCAGaccatatttaaatttattttactttgctcTTAACTATAATTGATTAATATTATCAGGACAATTAAAGTACTCTATCTTCTCAGAACATTTTCCCCTTGCCTGGTTGTTTAGCAAGCAAGCATGTATTAAATGCCTGCTTTGTATGGATTGTtatatgggggaggggaagagccaAAGTTTAAATAAAGCCTAGTCATTGATGGCCTTTATGGAGTGATTACTATATGATAGTTCTAAGGCAAATCAAGTATGTTAGCTGCCAGTTTGTTCTTCAATATACCTTTAAGGCTTGGTGAGAAGTCCCTTAAATTAAGATTATTGGAAAGTCTGTTAATACTTAGATTTTAGtggcaaaaagtaaaaaaaaaaaaattactaggaCAGCCACTTCTGTACTCAGAGAtccttttatttgaaattttctacAAAGTCAATAAAGATAAGAATAAATCTCTAATCtagctagaattttttttaatagagaaaaaggGCAGGAAGTACTTTTGAAGTGGTTGCTCCGCAGGATTTTTCCAGGTCTTGTTTTGAAGGAAGTGTGACTGTAATCATCAGAGAACATGAGCAGAAAATTCCTGTGTTTGTGCTTCCTAGCACATAAGAATACAACTTAACTCAGAGGTGATGGAAAATCATTATCTTGAGCTCTGCTTGGCTACAACTTTGTACTTTGATTTTCTCATAGGAGCTGAGTCTGTTGCCCTAGTGGTTTGGATCTCTCACCCTGGGTGTGTGCTAGTAGAATGCCAAGTCTCTGAAAGAAACGCTCCTGTATTGTTGATACTTTCTTTTAGGACTTGAAGTGGAAGTTTTAATTTCATGTTAAAGGCTCTGGGATCCACATGGCTTTGGATATTAAGCAAATTTATCATGCAATTTGAAAAGGATTAAACTAAATTAGATTTGGTTAGGTAGTTGTCATATTCCCTGAGGTAGGAATGAGATCCTGATATGTCCAGTGACACCATGGCTGGGCAGGGGAGGGAAAATCTTCATATGGGGAATTCAAAATTGGAatctagagaagcataaaatgaaTAGGCAACATTGTGGAGATagagcattggatttgaagtcaggaagccctgagtttgaattcttccCTAGACACTTAttggtgtgactctgggcaagtcatttaatctcactaagcctcagttttccttatctgCAGAATAGGTTATtagtagcacttacctcacaggattgtcaCAACAATCaacagaaataatttaaagagtACCTGTTCTGAATGCTGAGATGTGTATAACAGTCAGTACCGAAGAGGCAATGTTAGAGAGCCAGCTATCTGTTTGATGTAATCTGTCTCCTCAAAACTTTTGGGCTTTTTTGGTGGCTACAGCTGTTCCCCTACCTTAAGCTGACATGTTGATGGGACTAGCTCCCTTCAGATTCAGCTGTTCTGATAAGATCCTGTGTGAAGACTTATAGGACAGAGCAGTCTTTGtacttgttaaattatttttaaggtcaCTATTACTAATGACcacaaaaatcatcttttttctctaGTAGCTCAAAATACTTAGAGAGCTAATTTTTCACTAGtggtattatatattatacatatataatttataatttaatataatatataatataatagtggTAAATTAGACTGGTCCAGTGCTCTGGGTAGGGAAATAGGGGCACAGAAGTCCTCAGCTGTGGAAATCAAGAGGAAGACCTTAAGAGATGAAATCCTAATgtaatgaaaaaatttaatacaAAACGTTAATACTACCAAAGCAACAATTTAGTTCAGTTGATGTCATTTAACTGGAGAAACTTAGGAAATGTAACTTATAAATTTCtctcattaaaatgaaaagaatccagGTATATGTTGCTCAGAACTGACAGTTGATAAGGTGATGTGTTTTACCACCAGAAATATCATATCATAGTAGCTTGAGATTTTTCTGAGGAGCAGCTGTATCTTGTAATATTTCACTAAGGCTTATGTTATAGTGGGAAatgaatatgtttaatattttaattatgttgGGGGGCATAGCTTAACTCAAAGGATAAATGGTCTTGCTATGTATGAATTAATTACTAATTCCTGATGATGGGCAGAGTTATAAAGGTGATTTCAAAACCCAGAATTTGCTGCTAGTAGATAGAAGGAAAATATGTTTATTGAGGTTGAATCTGCTAGAAATATTGATATTTGCTACTCCAGTAAAGACTAGTGTTAGGAAGTACATTGTTGATATCTATATCTAGCTACTTATAGTTGTGGAAAGATTAAATTGCTCTAATTAAGCTTTAATGTCTATACCTATTACTTATTTAGTTATAGGGAAAGTGGCTGCCAGGAGTATTGGTACTGTCTTTTCTAACATCCATGTATTTGTAGATATCTTTCAGCAAGCAGCACATTGGAGGACTGGAGTGAGAAATTAACCCATTCAGAAGCGTGAGTGTCTGAAACTTCCGtgcaaaatattctctttttttgtattggGTTAAAGAAAACCTTTGATATAATTAACAATTTCTGTTCTTAtctaattatttcctttgattcaaATTATTTGTTCAGttggggaaaatatatttccttatttatgaaaCAACATAGCCATGGATTACCTCACCCTCAGTAGTTTCTTGCTTTGTTTGGTTATAGGGTGGGGATGATCAAAACTTTGAGTCATTTGACTTGCATTTTAAATTGGTGCTGATGTGAGTCAGTGAATGTTGTGGAGTCAGTAAACTTTTAGCTGTAAGAATCCTCTgactcttctctccccttcattctcctctcttttcttccctcccaatCCCTCTCTTACTCCCTCTACTTCCCCAAGATGAACAATGCTTAGGATTGGTGCTGGTAATCAATGGCCAACCTAAAGAGAGGGGGTAATGGAAGAAGAATAACATCAGGGAAcagcagaaagaggaaaaagtgcATATGGTGGAAATAGTAGACTGTTGCTAGCTTTACAGATGCCGCTCAGTGCTACCAGTGTCTTAGAGTATCTATCCTTGGTACAGATTCTTTTCCTAATGAGTTTTTCTGGCCACCCTTTATTTTCAGCTTCCATGGGCAAGAAAAGCCCTAAGATAAAGGAACTAGTCCCTATGCCTTATTTTAAGAGAGTATGGAAAGAAAGGGTTCTTCTATTTATTTGTGGTGTTAGTACTAGGATATTAGTAAAggtaaaataaatcatttgacatacaaaatttgttatatttttattttgggggaaaaagctttcttctgtttctattttctttgctttgtttatatattt harbors:
- the TPD52L2 gene encoding tumor protein D54 isoform X4; this translates as MDPASQDINLNSPNKGLLSDTMTDVPVDTGTARTSISEGLTEAEEEELRSELTKVEEEIVTLRQVLAAKERHCGELKRKLGLTPLDGLKQNLSKSWHDVQVSNAYVKTSEKLGEWNEKVTQSELYKKTQETLSQAGQKTSAALSNVGSAISRKLGDMRAHPFSHSFSSYSIRHSISMPAMRNSATFKSFEDRVGTIKSKVVGGRENGSDNLPSPTGSSDKTLQDHAPF
- the TPD52L2 gene encoding tumor protein D54 isoform X10, which encodes MDPASQDINLNSPNKGLLSDTMTDVPVDTGTARTSISEGLTEAEEEELRSELTKVEEEIVTLRQVLAAKERHCGELKRKLGLTPLDGLKQNLSKSWHDVQVSNAYVKTSEKLGEWNEKVTQSELYKKTQETLSQAGQKTSAALSNVGSAISRKLGDMRNSATFKSFEDRVGTIKSKVVGGRENGSDNLPSPTGSSDKTLQDHAPF
- the TPD52L2 gene encoding tumor protein D54 isoform X9, with amino-acid sequence MDPASQDINLNSPNKGLLSDTMTDVPVDTGTARTSISEGLTEAEEEELRSELTKVEEEIVTLRQVLAAKERHCGELKRKLGLTPLDGLKQNLSKSWHDVQVSNAYLSASSTLEDWSEKLTHSEAYKKTQETLSQAGQKTSAALSNVGSAISRKLGDMRNSATFKSFEDRVGTIKSKVVGGRENGSDNLPSPTGSSDKTLQDHAPF
- the TPD52L2 gene encoding tumor protein D54 isoform X2; amino-acid sequence: MDPASQDINLNSPNKGLLSDTMTDVPVDTGTARTSISEGLTEAEEEELRSELTKVEEEIVTLRQVLAAKERHCGELKRKLGLTPLDGLKQNLSKSWHDVQVSNAYVKTSEKLGEWNEKVTQSELYLSASSTLEDWSEKLTHSEAYKKTQETLSQAGQKTSAALSNVGSAISRKLGDMSSYSIRHSISMPAMRNSATFKSFEDRVGTIKSKVVGGRENGSDNLPSPTGSSDKTLQDHAPF
- the TPD52L2 gene encoding tumor protein D54 isoform X1, which produces MDPASQDINLNSPNKGLLSDTMTDVPVDTGTARTSISEGLTEAEEEELRSELTKVEEEIVTLRQVLAAKERHCGELKRKLGLTPLDGLKQNLSKSWHDVQVSNAYVKTSEKLGEWNEKVTQSELYLSASSTLEDWSEKLTHSEAYKKTQETLSQAGQKTSAALSNVGSAISRKLGDMRAHPFSHSFSSYSIRHSISMPAMRNSATFKSFEDRVGTIKSKVVGGRENGSDNLPSPTGSSDKTLQDHAPF
- the TPD52L2 gene encoding tumor protein D54 isoform X13 is translated as MDPASQDINLNSPNKGLLSDTMTDVPVDTGTARTSISEGLTEAEEEELRSELTKVEEEIVTLRQVLAAKERHCGELKRKLGLTPLDGLKQNLSKSWHDVQVSNAYKKTQETLSQAGQKTSAALSNVGSAISRKLGDMRNSATFKSFEDRVGTIKSKVVGGRENGSDNLPSPTGSSDKTLQDHAPF
- the TPD52L2 gene encoding tumor protein D54 isoform X14; this encodes MDPASQDINLNSPNKGLLSDTMTDVPVDTGTARTSISEGLTEAEEEELRSELTKVEEEIVTLRQVLAAKERHCGELKRKLGLTPLDGLKQNLSKSWHDVQVSNAYKKTQETLSQAGQKTSAALSNVGSAISRKLGDMR
- the TPD52L2 gene encoding tumor protein D54 isoform X11 yields the protein MDPASQDINLNSPNKGLLSDTMTDVPVDTGTARTSISEGLTEAEEEELRSELTKVEEEIVTLRQVLAAKERHCGELKRKLGLTPLDGLKQNLSKSWHDVQVSNAYVKTSEKLGEWNEKVTQSELYLSASSTLEDWSEKLTHSEAYKKTQETLSQAGQKTSAALSNVGSAISRKLGDMSSFIEAALLRTPSLLGPVGSSGGKHW
- the TPD52L2 gene encoding tumor protein D54 isoform X7, with protein sequence MDPASQDINLNSPNKGLLSDTMTDVPVDTGTARTSISEGLTEAEEEELRSELTKVEEEIVTLRQVLAAKERHCGELKRKLGLTPLDGLKQNLSKSWHDVQVSNAYVKTSEKLGEWNEKVTQSELYKKTQETLSQAGQKTSAALSNVGSAISRKLGDMSSYSIRHSISMPAMRNSATFKSFEDRVGTIKSKVVGGRENGSDNLPSPTGSSDKTLQDHAPF
- the TPD52L2 gene encoding tumor protein D54 isoform X3, producing the protein MDPASQDINLNSPNKGLLSDTMTDVPVDTGTARTSISEGLTEAEEEELRSELTKVEEEIVTLRQVLAAKERHCGELKRKLGLTPLDGLKQNLSKSWHDVQVSNAYLSASSTLEDWSEKLTHSEAYKKTQETLSQAGQKTSAALSNVGSAISRKLGDMRAHPFSHSFSSYSIRHSISMPAMRNSATFKSFEDRVGTIKSKVVGGRENGSDNLPSPTGSSDKTLQDHAPF
- the TPD52L2 gene encoding tumor protein D54 isoform X6, giving the protein MDPASQDINLNSPNKGLLSDTMTDVPVDTGTARTSISEGLTEAEEEELRSELTKVEEEIVTLRQVLAAKERHCGELKRKLGLTPLDGLKQNLSKSWHDVQVSNAYVKTSEKLGEWNEKVTQSELYLSASSTLEDWSEKLTHSEAYKKTQETLSQAGQKTSAALSNVGSAISRKLGDMRNSATFKSFEDRVGTIKSKVVGGRENGSDNLPSPTGSSDKTLQDHAPF
- the TPD52L2 gene encoding tumor protein D54 isoform X5, producing the protein MTDVPVDTGTARTSISEGLTEAEEEELRSELTKVEEEIVTLRQVLAAKERHCGELKRKLGLTPLDGLKQNLSKSWHDVQVSNAYVKTSEKLGEWNEKVTQSELYLSASSTLEDWSEKLTHSEAYKKTQETLSQAGQKTSAALSNVGSAISRKLGDMRAHPFSHSFSSYSIRHSISMPAMRNSATFKSFEDRVGTIKSKVVGGRENGSDNLPSPTGSSDKTLQDHAPF